The genomic stretch gaagtatttataatttttttatcaatCATTATACTATGGACGACCATTGTCTACCTTATAAGGTGAACTACTGAcataaagttcatttttaatatactaaaaatttatttttaatatattgaatgttatCTTTTTGTGTTGTGAAGGTTCATTATTTCatttactatcaaataataaatttttaatacacAAAACATGAGCATTCCCATTGTCTACACTGTAATGTAGATCTATAGTATAATATGTCACTTTTGATATATTAGCACctacaaaaaaaattttaaaatcttaatcaTTGAGATTGATCTTATTTTttatcatgttttcaaaaattagcAATTAATTTGAGTGTCCTCTGATTCTGAATAttagtttctttctttcttcttaaaAGGTTGGATTATCAATCTCAATGTTCCCACTTTTGATCCGACAGAGTATTTGAGAGTGTAAATCATAGTAACTTAACTGAGGATAAAGACTTTTGcttattaaacatttttttcttcgtCGTCTTCTGGATTTCTGTTTGCCTGTTTTGCTGAGTCTGTGTGCCTCGTTATTTCTTGTATATTCTTCTTGTGTAGTTATGTGAAGATTACAATAGAGCATTTATCTTAAAAAACAAATGGGTTGAACTAATTTGACAGCCTGGTCACTCGTAGTTAccttagtgtatatatatattattattatatatatgtttaatttgctAACTGAATTAAGTTTTGTCCTGTGTTCTTACTTTGTTGATTGATTATATTGGAGGTTGTTAGGATAGCTAATGGTGTAAGTTGATAGTAGCAGCTCATTATAGGaagatgtttagtaaattagatACTTATTCAGTTATTATTAActaattacatgtaaaataacTTATAAGGGCATACATATATTGTAATATTCAtttaactctattttttatgaaaacatttatttaactctattaaagtatttttacaatttattgtTATCGttgtgttattattaattataattacaaataaatactctgaagttaataattattcaatattaaaaatataatttgaaaaaaataattgaatcaacttaagttgttaataataattcaatataatgGTTAGTACAATTATATGTGTGTCTTAGGTAAGAGTCAATTCAGATGTCGGAATCTAGGCGGTTCTAATAATATTaaagtataaatttaaataaaaattgaataaatataaacactACAATAACCAACAACTATTAAGggtaaattaaacttttaaaatgagaaTGCAATAAGTTGATACcaataaactatttaaagtagtttttcattttcaatttattgACATTAATAagttaagcaaaaaaaaaaagttattttaccccacacttgtgtgagaccgtctcgcagatctttattcgtgagacggatcgggttTGATCGAAACAatatacaaatgtcatacttatatgctcaaatataacactaatcatgaatataacttttgttacttataagagagaaaatattacatttttcaaatttttataataagtaatattgacaagtgccccttacttataagtgaaaatataatacttttgaggaaaaatgtaatacttttaaatcgaaatgtaaaagtattctatttttccttaaaagtattacatttacccttataagtaacaaaaagattattcctgattagtattacatttgagcatataagtatgacatttgtgcgtataagtattacattttcatcttaaaCCGACCCGACTAGTCTCACGATGAGACGGCCTCACAAAATTTTTTGCCAACACttatattagttgtttgaccaGTCAAACATTTAAAGTTGGTCAAACAAGTCCGACTTTAGCtgaaaagtcattttccaaacacCCCATTGTGTTATTGGGTGGCCAACTTTGACACAAATTGATTAGCTTATTTGAGAGAATTTTTAGATTAAACATCATGTCTATTAATACCATACTCTGAATGATTAATAAATAGACAATTTAATTGTCTTATAAGATTATTTATTTGGTTCCTAAATTAGGGATTTCGTAGTTCTTTCAGGCTTAATGTAATTTACTTTGAACGCCATACGAAGTTATCAACGCCATACGAAGTTATCATATTGAAAAAAGAATCGAACCCTTAATTTGGTTGACGAATTGAACTATAAATCTAGTAGTGGTAATTGATTCAGAGATCGATTTATTTTCCCGGTTAGTTACTAAGTTTGgttattctcaattttttttctctaaattttcTACTTAGcatttggtttaatttttatgattgatattacattttcagtattttaaaaaaatgactaatATAATCCAGTATCCCTTAACTGTTAATACAATTTTGAGCAACACAGCCTCTTAGAGCTGCGGGAATACTTTTAGACCGGAGCAGCCATTGCATTGCTAAATGCTCCCGCCAAAATCACCTCTCCCGGGGAATTTCCGACGTCTCGTTAGCTTCCGTACCGAGGTCTCTTCTCCTCTCCCGCCGGCGAAGCCTCCTCGCCTCTCTCTCCTTGCGGACCATTGCACCTCAATGGACCAACTCAAGCAAATCCACGCCCAAATGATCATCACCGGCCGTATCCACGACAACTACGCCGCCAGCCGCATATTCTCCTTTGCCGCTCTTTCTCTCGCCGGCGACCTTACTTACGCGTTGGAACTTTTCGGTAGCATCCGGCAGCCCAACACATTCATGTGGAACACCCTAATTAGAGCCCAAGCGAGTAGCTCAAAGCCACAAGAAGCCTTGTTTCTCTACGTGAAGATGCGTAGGCTCTGCGTTGTTCCTGGTAAACATACGTTCCCTTTTTTACTCAAAGCTTGCTCCACCTTAAAGCGATTTGACGTTATTCAACAAGTCCACACCCATGTTTTCAAGTTCGGGCTGGATTTAGATTTACACGTGGTCAATGGATTGATGAGGGCGTTCTCTGTTTCCGCTGCCATGAACAATGCCCGTAAACTGTTCGACGAATTTCCTGAGAGAAACTTAACGATATGGACGACAATGGTGTGCGGGTATGCTCAGAATGACAGTCCGGACGAAGCAATTAAACTGTTCGAACGAATGATTGCAGATGGGGTGGAGCCAAATTCGGCCACTCTAGCCTCTGTGCTATCAGCTTGTGCACAAGCCAGCTGTTTAGAATTAG from Ipomoea triloba cultivar NCNSP0323 chromosome 12, ASM357664v1 encodes the following:
- the LOC115998123 gene encoding pentatricopeptide repeat-containing protein At5g56310-like, with protein sequence MLPPKSPLPGNFRRLVSFRTEVSSPLPPAKPPRLSLLADHCTSMDQLKQIHAQMIITGRIHDNYAASRIFSFAALSLAGDLTYALELFGSIRQPNTFMWNTLIRAQASSSKPQEALFLYVKMRRLCVVPGKHTFPFLLKACSTLKRFDVIQQVHTHVFKFGLDLDLHVVNGLMRAFSVSAAMNNARKLFDEFPERNLTIWTTMVCGYAQNDSPDEAIKLFERMIADGVEPNSATLASVLSACAQASCLELGQQIHLYIEEKEIGMGVILGTALVNMYAKNGAILEATKCFSSMKEKNTATWNAIIGGLAAHGHAKEAIHLFNKLGELEGNVKPNDVTLLGVLSACSHAGFLDYGRQVFDSMKDLYGIEPKIEHYGCMVDLLGRCGKLLEAEQLIRGMVWKADVAIWGSLLRSCQSQGNIDIAERVVKEILVLDPNNHGVYVGLSNVYAELGRWEDVLQLRKEMKQGSLKKTPGWSYVNR